A window of the Candidatus Bathyarchaeia archaeon genome harbors these coding sequences:
- a CDS encoding Lrp/AsnC family transcriptional regulator, whose product MDRYDQLIIQILLENSRTSLTEISRKSKLSRFAVKDRVERLFADGIILGSMIVVDPRLSGIGRTVFFELKTNPHEPWLAKMLGETASCDLLDGIAGEFSLFGRFRLVDDEHFSRILKRVDDAMGRSYFKKYRVVNAIKIFKESGVPLQTEKEESLKVDDVDLKLLEILLNQAAYAKSPLPISTVELSKRLRHFGVAISQPAVFNRLSRLEKKGVILRHTLKMDHAKIGLPTKFIARIKVNPNVYDAVAREFLASMPEIIDLYRTGEEYGLLATVRVKDVSDYNSFLLRLYDSRDVIDTHTTLVLEERKSSPLSLRKD is encoded by the coding sequence ATGGACCGGTATGACCAGCTTATCATTCAGATTCTACTTGAAAACAGTCGAACATCGTTGACTGAAATCAGTAGGAAATCCAAGTTGTCCCGTTTTGCCGTCAAAGACAGAGTTGAAAGGCTTTTTGCTGATGGTATTATCTTAGGATCAATGATTGTTGTCGATCCTAGGCTCTCAGGGATTGGGCGCACAGTCTTTTTTGAGTTGAAGACCAACCCGCATGAGCCGTGGCTTGCAAAGATGCTGGGAGAAACAGCTTCTTGCGATCTGTTAGATGGAATCGCCGGAGAATTCTCGCTCTTTGGCAGGTTTAGGCTAGTCGATGATGAGCATTTTAGCAGGATTTTGAAGAGAGTAGATGACGCTATGGGCAGAAGTTACTTCAAGAAGTACAGAGTTGTGAACGCAATAAAAATCTTCAAAGAATCCGGGGTTCCCCTTCAAACGGAGAAGGAAGAGTCTCTCAAAGTTGACGATGTGGACCTGAAGCTGCTTGAGATCCTTCTCAATCAAGCGGCATATGCGAAGTCGCCACTGCCTATTTCAACAGTCGAGCTTAGTAAACGATTGCGCCATTTTGGCGTTGCTATTTCCCAACCTGCGGTCTTCAACAGGCTGTCGCGCTTGGAGAAAAAGGGCGTAATCCTTCGACATACACTCAAAATGGACCACGCCAAAATAGGATTGCCGACCAAATTCATTGCCAGAATCAAGGTGAACCCAAACGTTTACGACGCGGTTGCACGAGAGTTTCTAGCTTCGATGCCCGAGATAATTGACCTCTATCGAACAGGCGAGGAATATGGGCTGTTAGCCACGGTGAGAGTGAAGGATGTGTCGGATTACAATTCTTTCCTTCTGAGACTTTATGATTCAAGAGACGTCATAGACACACATACAACATTAGTGCTGGAAGAAAGAAAAAGCTCTCCCCTATCGTTAAGAAAGGACTAG
- a CDS encoding transcriptional regulator has product MSKDQAIGGLIFIVCVVLIIGYIAGMFFYDPYIKKNLIDLGGLDVRYWLVATPVLIAFVAVLGIGAWIGWTMATTPPPKPIEEIEAEEKKEEEKPEGEAKAAEKKK; this is encoded by the coding sequence ATGAGCAAAGATCAAGCGATAGGCGGATTAATCTTTATCGTTTGCGTAGTCCTCATAATAGGGTACATCGCGGGCATGTTTTTCTATGATCCCTACATCAAGAAAAACCTAATCGACTTGGGGGGACTTGATGTTCGATATTGGCTTGTCGCAACTCCAGTGCTGATAGCCTTCGTCGCAGTGTTAGGCATCGGCGCGTGGATCGGCTGGACAATGGCTACAACTCCGCCTCCGAAACCCATTGAAGAAATAGAAGCTGAAGAGAAGAAAGAAGAGGAAAAGCCGGAAGGAGAAGCTAAGGCGGCAGAGAAAAAGAAGTAA
- the ahcY gene encoding adenosylhomocysteinase, producing the protein MEFKVKDLSLAEQGNLLIEWASAHMPVLNQIKQRFEKQKPLKGAVLGACLHVTKETAVLVQTLKAGGARIALCGSNPLSTQDEVAAALAKMGVNVYAWRGETTDEYYWCVNKVIDHKPIITLDDGADLVGTLHSKRTEVMKAVKGGTEETTTGVVRLRAMEKAKALRYPIIAVNDAYTKYLFDNRYGTGQSTIDGILRATNVLLAGKNFVVCGYGWGGRGLAARARGMGAHVIVTEVNPVRALEAAMDGFQVMSLSEAAAAGDIFVTVTGDTSIVRKEHMTKMKDGAVLANSGHFNVEINIPDLESLAVSKRTLRPNLEEYQLKSGRKLYLLAEGRLVNLASAEGHPSEVMDMSFANQALCAEYLMKAKKLETKVHNVPKEIDDTVATLKLKSMNIKIDTLTQEQRKYIASWEEGTI; encoded by the coding sequence ATGGAGTTCAAAGTTAAAGATTTGTCACTGGCTGAGCAGGGCAATCTTCTCATAGAATGGGCTTCAGCTCACATGCCCGTTTTGAATCAGATCAAACAGCGATTTGAGAAACAAAAACCATTGAAAGGGGCTGTCCTCGGCGCTTGCCTGCATGTCACTAAGGAAACAGCAGTTCTTGTTCAAACGTTGAAGGCAGGCGGAGCGAGAATTGCGTTGTGCGGTTCCAACCCCCTGTCCACTCAGGACGAGGTGGCTGCTGCATTGGCTAAGATGGGCGTGAACGTCTATGCTTGGCGTGGCGAAACGACAGACGAATACTACTGGTGCGTCAACAAGGTAATCGATCACAAACCAATAATCACGTTGGACGACGGCGCCGACCTAGTAGGCACTCTGCATTCCAAGCGCACAGAAGTCATGAAAGCTGTTAAAGGAGGCACCGAAGAGACAACCACAGGCGTAGTGCGCTTAAGAGCAATGGAAAAAGCGAAAGCCCTCAGATACCCAATCATTGCAGTAAATGATGCCTACACAAAGTATCTCTTCGACAACCGCTACGGCACGGGACAAAGCACAATAGACGGCATACTCCGCGCCACCAACGTACTGTTAGCAGGCAAGAACTTTGTGGTGTGCGGGTACGGTTGGGGCGGACGCGGCTTAGCCGCAAGAGCCCGAGGCATGGGTGCACATGTAATCGTGACCGAGGTAAACCCCGTAAGAGCGTTGGAGGCAGCGATGGACGGCTTTCAAGTCATGTCATTGAGTGAAGCCGCAGCAGCGGGCGACATATTTGTAACAGTCACAGGCGACACCAGCATCGTCAGAAAGGAGCACATGACAAAAATGAAAGACGGCGCTGTACTTGCCAACAGTGGGCATTTCAACGTGGAAATTAACATTCCAGACCTTGAAAGCCTTGCTGTCTCGAAGCGGACGCTTCGTCCAAACCTTGAGGAATACCAGTTGAAAAGCGGCAGGAAACTGTATCTTCTGGCTGAAGGACGGCTAGTGAACCTTGCCTCTGCTGAAGGTCATCCGTCAGAAGTCATGGACATGTCTTTCGCTAATCAAGCGCTGTGCGCGGAATACTTGATGAAAGCAAAGAAGCTTGAGACCAAAGTGCACAATGTACCCAAGGAAATCGACGACACGGTGGCAACGTTAAAACTGAAATCCATGAACATAAAGATCGACACACTCACACAGGAACAAAGGAAGTACATTGCCTCTTGGGAAGAAGGAACTATCTGA
- a CDS encoding nucleotidyltransferase family protein: MGDVKGLVLCGGPGTRLRPITYYFNKALIPIGLKQKPLLEYVVRLLKFHGVDDLAFLVDYKAEQIVNYFDNGSRFDVKISYIRDMPELKGTAGSVLNAFKQGFASPSDTLLVYYGDIVTTMDLKKLLDFHRLKKAVATIALASGFTVRVGLADVDSDSKLLGFEEKPKLDKPVSIGIMVLESETLKTIEALFPKKRGVDLMGDVVPNLVQSGAPIYGYLSDAFWYDVGSTEAYEKLDHQFLEKSLDFLFKK; the protein is encoded by the coding sequence TTGGGCGATGTCAAAGGCTTGGTCTTGTGCGGTGGACCGGGCACTCGACTACGTCCCATCACATATTATTTCAACAAGGCTCTTATCCCCATCGGGTTGAAACAGAAGCCGCTGCTCGAATACGTTGTTAGACTGCTCAAGTTTCACGGCGTCGACGACCTAGCCTTCCTGGTGGACTACAAGGCTGAGCAAATTGTAAACTATTTTGACAATGGTTCAAGGTTCGACGTTAAAATCTCGTATATACGAGATATGCCTGAGCTCAAGGGCACCGCTGGTTCAGTGCTTAACGCTTTCAAACAAGGATTCGCAAGCCCGAGCGACACGTTGTTGGTTTATTATGGCGACATTGTCACAACTATGGATCTGAAGAAGCTTCTTGACTTTCACAGGCTTAAGAAAGCTGTGGCAACTATTGCTTTAGCGTCAGGCTTCACTGTTAGAGTCGGCTTGGCTGACGTTGACAGCGACAGCAAACTGCTGGGCTTCGAGGAAAAGCCCAAGTTGGACAAACCTGTTAGCATCGGAATCATGGTTCTCGAAAGCGAAACCCTCAAGACCATTGAAGCGCTTTTTCCGAAGAAGCGTGGAGTCGATCTTATGGGCGACGTTGTCCCCAACCTTGTTCAAAGCGGAGCGCCAATTTACGGCTATCTGTCAGATGCATTTTGGTATGATGTGGGCAGCACAGAAGCTTACGAAAAGCTCGACCACCAGTTTTTAGAGAAATCGCTCGACTTCCTGTTCAAAAAGTGA